In Octopus sinensis unplaced genomic scaffold, ASM634580v1 Contig15444, whole genome shotgun sequence, one genomic interval encodes:
- the LOC115230371 gene encoding zinc finger protein OZF-like isoform X2, with amino-acid sequence MDNLKLEETPNNSVFNNIDTIQDPDIVGETDRDDKPVSSEIFTTERSLQGNITEIEYRCDVCNKTFVSESEVFIHKQMHDKGKPYRCEICGKYFAYNSYLISHQRIHTGEKPFRCQICEKTFTQNSHLAIHIRSHIGEKLFHCEMCLKSFVSNSNLTKHKRIHTGQKPYACQICDKAFTQKSHLVNHVQSHTGGKLFPCEVCEKSFVSKSNLAKHERVHSGERPFHCDICGKSFSDNANLVVHGKIHSGEKLFDCDVCGKSFFTNSKLTIHKRSHSGEKLFYCVICDKYFVSNSVLTKHKRIHSGERPFHCEICEKSFASNSDLNRHRRIHSGEKPFHCDICGKSFTQNSCLVIHNRSHAGEKPYHCEVCGKSFVDKSNLNRHKQTHTLPILSVQQHLSEH; translated from the exons ATGGATAACCTTAAACTTGAAGAGACTCCTAATAATTCTGTTTTTAACAATATAGATACAATTCAAGATCCAGATATTgtcggagagacagacagagatgacaAACCTGTATCTAGTGAAATATTTACTACAGAAAGATCGTTACAGGGAAATATTACTGAAATTGAATATAGATGTGATGTTTGTAATAAAACGTTTGTTTCAGAGAGTGAAGTCTTCATACACAAGCAAATGCATGATAAAGGGAAACCCTATCGCTGTGAAATATGTGGGAAATATTTTGCTTATAACAGTTACTTGATAAGTCATCAACGGATCCACACGGGGGAAAAACCGTTTCGTTGTCAAATATGCGAAAAAACCTTCACTCAAAATTCTCATCTTGCTATCCACATCCGTAGTCACATTGGAGAGAAACTGTTTCACTGTGAGATGTGTCTGAAATCGTTTGTGTCGAACAGTAATTTGACGAAGCATAAACGAATCCACACGGGGCAAAAACCTTACGCTTGTCAAATATGCGATAAGGCATTCACTCAGAAATCTCACTTGGTGAATCATGTCCAAAGCCATACTGGGGGGAAATTGTTTCCTTGTGAAGTGTGCGAGAAATCGTTTGTGTCTAAAAGTAATTTAGCCAAGCATGAAAGAGTCCATTCTGGAGAAAGGCCcttccattgtgatatctgtgggaaatcgtTCTCTGATAATGCTAACCTTGTGGTTCATGGGAAAATACATTCTGGTGAGAAGTTGTTTGactgtgatgtttgtggtaaatcgttctttACCAATTCAAAACTTACAATCCATAAACGTAGCCATTCTGGTGAGAAACTGTTTTATTGTGTTATATGTGACAAATATTTTGTGTCGAACAGTGTGTTAACGAAACACAAACGGATCCACTCTGGGGAAAGACCGTTCCATTGTGAAATATGTGAGAAGTCTTTTGCTTCAAACAGTGACTTAAACCGGCACAGGCGGATCCACTCTGGAGAAAAACCGTTCCACTGTGACATATGTGGGAAGTCTTTTACTCAAAATTCTTGTCTTGTTATCCACAATCGTAGCCATGCTGGAGAGAAACCTTACCATTGTGAAGTGTGCGGTAAATCTTTTGTTGATAAAAGTAATTtgaacagacacaaacaaactcacactTTGCCAATCTTAAGTGTACAACAACACCTT AGTGAACACTGA
- the LOC115230371 gene encoding zinc finger protein OZF-like isoform X1, translating into MDNLKLEETPNNSVFNNIDTIQDPDIVGETDRDDKPVSSEIFTTERSLQGNITEIEYRCDVCNKTFVSESEVFIHKQMHDKGKPYRCEICGKYFAYNSYLISHQRIHTGEKPFRCQICEKTFTQNSHLAIHIRSHIGEKLFHCEMCLKSFVSNSNLTKHKRIHTGQKPYACQICDKAFTQKSHLVNHVQSHTGGKLFPCEVCEKSFVSKSNLAKHERVHSGERPFHCDICGKSFSDNANLVVHGKIHSGEKLFDCDVCGKSFFTNSKLTIHKRSHSGEKLFYCVICDKYFVSNSVLTKHKRIHSGERPFHCEICEKSFASNSDLNRHRRIHSGEKPFHCDICGKSFTQNSCLVIHNRSHAGEKPYHCEVCGKSFVDKSNLNRHKQTHTLPILSVQQHLVNVGQSEH; encoded by the coding sequence ATGGATAACCTTAAACTTGAAGAGACTCCTAATAATTCTGTTTTTAACAATATAGATACAATTCAAGATCCAGATATTgtcggagagacagacagagatgacaAACCTGTATCTAGTGAAATATTTACTACAGAAAGATCGTTACAGGGAAATATTACTGAAATTGAATATAGATGTGATGTTTGTAATAAAACGTTTGTTTCAGAGAGTGAAGTCTTCATACACAAGCAAATGCATGATAAAGGGAAACCCTATCGCTGTGAAATATGTGGGAAATATTTTGCTTATAACAGTTACTTGATAAGTCATCAACGGATCCACACGGGGGAAAAACCGTTTCGTTGTCAAATATGCGAAAAAACCTTCACTCAAAATTCTCATCTTGCTATCCACATCCGTAGTCACATTGGAGAGAAACTGTTTCACTGTGAGATGTGTCTGAAATCGTTTGTGTCGAACAGTAATTTGACGAAGCATAAACGAATCCACACGGGGCAAAAACCTTACGCTTGTCAAATATGCGATAAGGCATTCACTCAGAAATCTCACTTGGTGAATCATGTCCAAAGCCATACTGGGGGGAAATTGTTTCCTTGTGAAGTGTGCGAGAAATCGTTTGTGTCTAAAAGTAATTTAGCCAAGCATGAAAGAGTCCATTCTGGAGAAAGGCCcttccattgtgatatctgtgggaaatcgtTCTCTGATAATGCTAACCTTGTGGTTCATGGGAAAATACATTCTGGTGAGAAGTTGTTTGactgtgatgtttgtggtaaatcgttctttACCAATTCAAAACTTACAATCCATAAACGTAGCCATTCTGGTGAGAAACTGTTTTATTGTGTTATATGTGACAAATATTTTGTGTCGAACAGTGTGTTAACGAAACACAAACGGATCCACTCTGGGGAAAGACCGTTCCATTGTGAAATATGTGAGAAGTCTTTTGCTTCAAACAGTGACTTAAACCGGCACAGGCGGATCCACTCTGGAGAAAAACCGTTCCACTGTGACATATGTGGGAAGTCTTTTACTCAAAATTCTTGTCTTGTTATCCACAATCGTAGCCATGCTGGAGAGAAACCTTACCATTGTGAAGTGTGCGGTAAATCTTTTGTTGATAAAAGTAATTtgaacagacacaaacaaactcacactTTGCCAATCTTAAGTGTACAACAACACCTTGTGAACGTTGGACAGAGTGAACATTGA